Below is a window of Hyphomonas neptunium ATCC 15444 DNA.
ATCCTTGCGGCACGCCGTATGGACCGGCTGGAAGAAGTGGCCGCCGCAATCACCCGGAAGGGCGGCAATGCCCTGACTGTCGCCATGGACGTGACCGATGATGGCAGCATCGTTGCCGCCTTCGACGCGATCAAGGAAGCTTTGGGCCGGCCCGCCGACATCATCGTCAACAATTCCGGCATGTCCCGCGAGGGCTGGTTCCGCGATATGGCGGAAGATGACTGGAACGCGGTGATCGACACAAACCTCACCGGCGTGTGGCGCGTTGCCAAGCACGGGGCCAATGCCATGGTTGCCGCAAAGGCAAAGGGCTCGATCATCAACATCGCTTCGATCACCGGCCTGCACCCGCAGGCGATGACGACCGCCTATTGCGTGTCGAAGGCCGGCGTCGACCATATGACCCGCCAGATGGCGTTGGAGATGGCCCGCTATGGCGTGCGCGTGAACGCGATTGCGCCGGGCTATTTCAAGACCGAGATCAACGACGATTTCCTCGACAGCGAGCAGGGCCAGATGATGGTCCGCCGGATCGCCATGCGGCGTATCGGGGACATTGATGAGCTGGCCGGGCCGCTGTTGCTGCTGGCGTCGGACGCGGGAAGCTTCATGACCGGCTCAACGCTGGTGGTGGATGGCGGGCATCTGCTCAACAGTCTCTGATTAAACCTTTTTCCCGCTGATCCCCGCGAAAGCGGGGATCTCGCAGGGTATCAGCCGCCCGAGGCCCCCGCTTTCGCGGGGGTGAGCGGGGTCCGAGACGTTACCCGCTTGTCGCACTGCAAAATCCGCATTACACGCCGCCTCACGCAACAGGTGCCCGGATCATGGTCCGGGTGAAAAGGGAAGCCGGTGAGAATCCGGCGCTATGCCCGTAACTGTGAGCGGGGAGCCGTGTGAGCCATACGCCACTGGGAAACCGGGAAGGCAGCTCTCTCCGGCGATGATCCGCGAAGTCAGGAGACCTGCCTGTTGCCGTCGTTGGCTCGCCGTCCGGGAACAGGCGTAGGGCCGCGGAAGGCCACCTTCCGTTCATGCGACATGTCATGAACCCGCCGCGAGGGATCTCCCTCCGGCCAATGAAGGATGCTGTGGATATGTTCCTCAGAACCGCACTGCTGGGCGCTTCGGCGCTCGTGATCACTGCTTCGTTTGCACAGGCAGAAGACACCCTCACTCTTGATCCTGTCGAAGTCAGCGGCCTGCGCCCGATTGAATTCGACCGTCTGACTTCGTCTGTTTCTGTTCTGACGGCAGACGATCTTGCCATTCGTCTTTCCCCCAATCCGGCCGATCAGCTGCGCGCGGTTCCCGGCGTGGCGATCTCCCGTGCGGGCGGCGTCGGCGCGCTCACCCAGGTGCGCATGCGCGGCGCCGAAGCCAACCACACGCTGGTCCTGTTTGAAGGCATCGAGATTTCCGACCCCGTGAACGGGGATACTGATTTCGGCCTGCTTACCGCGTTGCCCACCGGCCGTATCGAGGTGTTGCGCGGAGCGTCGTCCTCAATCCACGGATCAGACGCGATTGGCGGGGTCGTTTCCATTTCGGCTGCGCGCGAAGCGGGGCTGAATGCGTTTGCCGAGGCTGGCAGCTTCGGCACGGTGCGCGGCGCACTGGGCCTGTCTGGCGAGAACTTTGGCGGGGCCATCACCGGGTTCACGACCGACGGTGTTGATACATCCGGCACCGGCGGCGCCAAGGATGGGTCTGAAGCGCTCTCCGGCTTCGTTAACGGCAAGGTTGATCTTGGGGCGGATTGGTCGCTCTCGCTGATCGGCCTCGCCCGCGGCATGGAATCGGAATTTGATTCGGATACGGATTTTGACGGCCTTCTCGACGATGAAGACCGCCGCACCGAAGCAGACCAGTGGCTGGTGGGCGGCGCACTCAGCGGCGTAACCGGGCCGCTGGACCATGTCATCCGCGCCAGCTTCAATGAAGTGAAGCGGGATAATTTCAGCGATGGCCAAAAGACGGATGTTTCCAAGGGCCAGCGCACCAAGCTCGCCTGGTTGCCGAGCCTTGCCAATGGCGCGCATTCGCTGACCGGTATTCTCGACTATGAGCGTGAGGAGTATGATCGCACGGATGTTCAGTATGCCGGCGCAACCGATGCTTCCGAGACGTTCGAGTCCATCGGCGTGGGCGCGGAGTACCGCTACTCTGCCGGCGCGTTTGATGCATCCGCCTCGGCGCGGTTTGACGACAATGATGGCCGGTTTGATGATGCCACGACATGGCGTCTCGGCGCAGGCTACGCATTTGAGCAGGTCGGCGGGCGGGTTCGCGCCTCGATCGGAACCGGGGTGAAAAACCCGACCTTCACTGAACTGTTCGGCTTCTTCCCTGGCAGCTTCATCGGCAATCCCGACCTGAAGCCGGAAGAGTCCACCAGCTGGGAAATCGGCTGGGAACAGACGGTTGGACCGGTCAGCTATTCGGCCACATACTTTGAAGCCGATCTGGAGAACGAGATCTACACCGCCTACAATCCCGACTTCACCTCGTCACCGGCCAACCGCGCCACGGACAGTGAGCGGAGCGGTGTAGAGCTTGCTGCGCGCTGGCAGGCGCTCGCCAATCTGGCGTTCTTCGGCCAGGCAACCCTGTTTGACTCTCAGGACAATAACGGTGTGGACGAAATCCGGGTGCCTGAAGCAACCGCGTCCCTGGGGGCAGACTGGCTGGTCAATCCGAACGGGTTCCGGCTCGGCGCGGCGCTCGATTATGTCGGCGAGCAGGGTGACACCGATTTCGGGCCGTTCCCGTCACGGCCTGTCAGCCTCGACGCCTACACGCTCGCCAGCATCACCGCAGAATATCCGCTGACGGAGCGGATTGCGATCACGCTGCGGGGCCAGAATGTGTTCGATGAGAAGCCAACCGACATCTATGGCTATAATGGTCCGGGTGCTGGTGTATTCGTGGGACTGAAACTGAAGTGAGACTGAGGCTTTCAGCCTTTTTCCTGATGGGACTGGCCGGTTTTGCTGTGGCAGAGCCGGCCAGCCTTACGCCTGCGCGGCCGACGATCGTGTCACTGGATTACTGCGCGGACCAGTTCGTGCTGGCGCTGGCAGACCGGGAGCAGATACTCGCGCTCTCCAAGGATTCCGAACGCGCTTTCAGCCATTTGAGAGAGAAGGCGGCGGGCATTCCCAAGGTGCGCGCGGCGGCAGAAGATGTCGTCGCGCTGGCGCCGGATGTTGTGGTGCGCAGCTGGGGCGGGGATGTGCGCGCGCTTTCCCTTTATCAGCGTTTCGGTATTGAGACCGTGCAGATCGGCTATGCCGAAGACGTAGACGGAACGGCAGGTCTGTTGCGCGATGTGGCCGCTGCAATCGGGCAATCTTCGCGCGCCGAAGACATTCTGGCCGTGACGCCTGCGCCGGCCCGGCCTACCGGGCGCAAGGCGCTTTACGTTACCCCCGGCGGGGTCAGCGCGGGCAAGGATACGATGATTGCCTCGATCATGACCCATGCCGGACTTGAGAACGCAAATACGGGCACGGGCTGGACAAACCTGCCGCTGGAAAGTCTGGTTCTGGAGCCGCCCGCGCTGATGCTGGCGGCGTTTTTCGGTTTTGATGATGATGCGACCGACAGCTGGTCTGTGTCCCGCCATCCGGTGATGCAGCGGCTCATGGCGCAGGCGCAGGTGATCGATATGGACGAGTCGCGGGTTTCCTGCGGGGCATGGTTTGTGGCCGATGAAGCGGCCGATATTGCCGGTGCGCTGGAGCCGGCGCGATGAGCCGCCTGACGCTCATCCTGGCGCTTGTGGCGGCGCTTCTGTTTGCGATTTCGGCGCTGGTGGGCACGGCGCCGCTGGCTTTGGGCGATACATTCGCGGCGCTGACCGGGCAGGGTGACGAGCGGGTGCGCATTATTATCTGGGAGCTGCGCCTGCCGCGCGCGGTCGCCGCTTTTGCCGTGGGCGCGGCGCTTGGCCTTGCCGGTGCGGCGCTTCAGGGATTGTTGCAGAACCCGCTGGCGGAGCCCGGCGTGCTGGGGGTGTCGGCCTTCTCGGCGCTCGGCGCGGTGATCGCGATCTTCTTTGGTTTTGCAGCGGTGAACAGTTTTGCGGTGCCGCTGGCGGCGATCCTTGGGGCCGGGATTGCGACCCTGCTGCTGGTGTTTGCGGCGATGCGGGGGGCGCGCAGTGTGACACTGCTGCTGATCGGCATTGGCCTGTCGAGCTTCGCCGGGGCGCTGATGTCGCTGGCCCTCAACATGGCGCCTAATCCCTACAGCCTGGCCGATCTTGTGAACTGGATGATGGGATCGGTGGCCAACCGGTCCTGGGCGGACATCCTTCTGGGCGCGCCGGGCTGGATCATCGGAGCAGCGCTTGTGTTTCTGGCGGGGCCGGGCCTGCGGGCGCTGAGCCTTGGGGATGAGACGGCGACGAGTCTCGGCGCCGATCCGCGCCGCATTCGCCTCCTGGTGATCGGGGGCACGTCGCTGCTGGCAGGTGCCAGCGTGGCGACGGCTGGCACCATCGGCTTTGTTGGAATCGTTGCGCCGCACATCATCCGCCCTTTCGTGCGGCATGATCCACAGCGGTTGCTGATCCCGTCGGCGCTGCTGGCCGGGATCATCCTGATGGTGGCTGACATTGCGATCCGCGTTCTGCC
It encodes the following:
- a CDS encoding SDR family NAD(P)-dependent oxidoreductase produces the protein MSLFSLANRTALVTGASSGLGRHFAHVLSDAGATVILAARRMDRLEEVAAAITRKGGNALTVAMDVTDDGSIVAAFDAIKEALGRPADIIVNNSGMSREGWFRDMAEDDWNAVIDTNLTGVWRVAKHGANAMVAAKAKGSIINIASITGLHPQAMTTAYCVSKAGVDHMTRQMALEMARYGVRVNAIAPGYFKTEINDDFLDSEQGQMMVRRIAMRRIGDIDELAGPLLLLASDAGSFMTGSTLVVDGGHLLNSL
- a CDS encoding ABC transporter substrate-binding protein; the encoded protein is MGLAGFAVAEPASLTPARPTIVSLDYCADQFVLALADREQILALSKDSERAFSHLREKAAGIPKVRAAAEDVVALAPDVVVRSWGGDVRALSLYQRFGIETVQIGYAEDVDGTAGLLRDVAAAIGQSSRAEDILAVTPAPARPTGRKALYVTPGGVSAGKDTMIASIMTHAGLENANTGTGWTNLPLESLVLEPPALMLAAFFGFDDDATDSWSVSRHPVMQRLMAQAQVIDMDESRVSCGAWFVADEAADIAGALEPAR
- a CDS encoding TonB-dependent receptor plug domain-containing protein, which produces MFLRTALLGASALVITASFAQAEDTLTLDPVEVSGLRPIEFDRLTSSVSVLTADDLAIRLSPNPADQLRAVPGVAISRAGGVGALTQVRMRGAEANHTLVLFEGIEISDPVNGDTDFGLLTALPTGRIEVLRGASSSIHGSDAIGGVVSISAAREAGLNAFAEAGSFGTVRGALGLSGENFGGAITGFTTDGVDTSGTGGAKDGSEALSGFVNGKVDLGADWSLSLIGLARGMESEFDSDTDFDGLLDDEDRRTEADQWLVGGALSGVTGPLDHVIRASFNEVKRDNFSDGQKTDVSKGQRTKLAWLPSLANGAHSLTGILDYEREEYDRTDVQYAGATDASETFESIGVGAEYRYSAGAFDASASARFDDNDGRFDDATTWRLGAGYAFEQVGGRVRASIGTGVKNPTFTELFGFFPGSFIGNPDLKPEESTSWEIGWEQTVGPVSYSATYFEADLENEIYTAYNPDFTSSPANRATDSERSGVELAARWQALANLAFFGQATLFDSQDNNGVDEIRVPEATASLGADWLVNPNGFRLGAALDYVGEQGDTDFGPFPSRPVSLDAYTLASITAEYPLTERIAITLRGQNVFDEKPTDIYGYNGPGAGVFVGLKLK
- a CDS encoding FecCD family ABC transporter permease yields the protein MSRLTLILALVAALLFAISALVGTAPLALGDTFAALTGQGDERVRIIIWELRLPRAVAAFAVGAALGLAGAALQGLLQNPLAEPGVLGVSAFSALGAVIAIFFGFAAVNSFAVPLAAILGAGIATLLLVFAAMRGARSVTLLLIGIGLSSFAGALMSLALNMAPNPYSLADLVNWMMGSVANRSWADILLGAPGWIIGAALVFLAGPGLRALSLGDETATSLGADPRRIRLLVIGGTSLLAGASVATAGTIGFVGIVAPHIIRPFVRHDPQRLLIPSALLAGIILMVADIAIRVLPFQQELKLGVAAALVGGPVFIWIATRLGRASS